The following proteins are encoded in a genomic region of Dyadobacter sp. UC 10:
- a CDS encoding SusC/RagA family TonB-linked outer membrane protein, with translation MRKNLLRLFVMFLMLSSPVFAQTITGTVKSGTDGTTLPGVSVLVKGTTNGTTTDASGNFSIGATSGNTLVFSYIGYKTIESPVGSQTVLDITLLEDANQLGEVVVTALGISKEQRAVGYATAIVNNEALIKTASPNFATALYGKAPGVTINATPGGATSGVSINIRGFSSITGNTQPLLVLDGIPIRNGESRNGDYWGDQRLRGNGLLDLNPADIENISVLKGASAAALYGSEAVNGVLLVTTKTGKGKKGLGVDFNASYNVDKIAYLPRYQNVRGPGYPLNYNNGGQDAAGFIYYDTDGDGTKETRGLLGATVNFGPKFDGQPVMSWDGKIRPYVASNNSYADLFENASSSNINLSISKATDNANIRFSFTRQDNGMISYDAKNSKNIANLTASFNLNKKLRTDLMVNYVNQNTYNRPFKVDRMINNFTGMMDRFESADWYNEKYQTSLGYKFVNGAGTQSLTPDENIRYNGFKGDIADYVWNTRKNKSYEYSDRVIASITQHWDILESLKLRGRIATDYTNERLESRGYSAVPLAFGYSGDFGMNNNLYNNVYGDVLLTYTKKIGEDATFSALGGYTANRTLNTFVSRSTNGGLSTENFFDVSASVNVAGGKETRSRYLRDAYMGTVNFDYKNFLFVEGTIRRDRTSTLAKGNNAFVYPSVNASFVFTDALSMPSFLSYGKLRGSFGVVGNYPEIYRANVAFNQGNLGIQEKGGASVLYTYMTDERGNDLIRPEQKREFEFGLETKLFKNRIGLDIAYYNAQIVDQILPLNIATTTGSRTILTNIGTLRNQGVEVAFNVSPVRATNLSGFNWDLTLNLARNINKVEKLANNSKELLHADYDGNAAQVRSIVGQPMGDIYAHGILKNAKGQNVVGPNGLYQLDGVNWIKVGNAMPKLTGGLINAFSYKNFTLDAVVDFRIGGHIMPTGINWMTSRGLTEESLNNMDKERGGLSYYVDANGKGVQTSESAGPTGQPVYHDGMLMEGVTAAGEVNTNVVSQATYYNATYNWGGPQYGNSRYELFIQENTYFKMRELSLAYRLPSNIGRKLGAQNISLSVFGRNLFFLYRTVKDLDAEQTNISTRWYENISNAGSNPSFRTMGVMLRASF, from the coding sequence ATGCGAAAAAATCTACTCAGGCTTTTCGTCATGTTTTTGATGTTAAGCAGTCCTGTTTTCGCCCAGACTATCACTGGGACCGTCAAATCAGGAACAGACGGTACCACCTTGCCAGGTGTTTCTGTCTTGGTAAAAGGCACGACAAACGGTACTACGACAGATGCTTCCGGAAATTTTTCTATTGGGGCAACTTCTGGTAACACACTGGTATTTTCTTATATCGGCTACAAAACGATTGAATCGCCGGTTGGAAGCCAGACGGTACTTGACATTACCTTATTGGAAGATGCCAATCAGCTTGGTGAAGTAGTTGTTACGGCATTGGGTATTTCCAAAGAGCAGCGGGCAGTAGGTTATGCAACTGCGATCGTCAACAATGAAGCGCTGATCAAAACCGCGTCTCCTAACTTCGCGACTGCACTTTACGGAAAAGCACCGGGTGTGACGATCAACGCGACTCCGGGTGGCGCAACTTCCGGGGTAAGTATCAACATCCGCGGTTTCAGCTCGATTACCGGTAACACGCAGCCATTACTCGTATTGGATGGTATCCCCATTCGTAACGGCGAGTCAAGAAACGGCGATTACTGGGGCGACCAGCGTTTGCGCGGTAACGGTCTTCTGGATTTGAACCCTGCCGATATCGAAAACATTTCGGTATTGAAAGGTGCTTCTGCTGCTGCATTGTACGGTTCGGAAGCGGTAAACGGTGTTTTGCTTGTTACTACCAAAACGGGTAAAGGCAAAAAAGGGCTGGGCGTTGATTTCAATGCAAGCTACAATGTAGACAAGATTGCTTACCTGCCGCGCTACCAGAATGTACGCGGCCCTGGTTATCCTTTGAACTACAATAATGGTGGCCAGGATGCCGCCGGATTTATCTACTATGATACCGACGGTGACGGTACGAAAGAAACAAGAGGTTTACTTGGAGCAACTGTAAACTTTGGCCCTAAGTTCGATGGCCAGCCTGTAATGTCATGGGATGGAAAAATCAGACCTTATGTCGCTTCTAATAACAGCTATGCTGATTTGTTCGAGAATGCGAGCAGCTCCAATATCAACCTTTCTATCTCGAAAGCTACTGACAATGCGAATATCCGCTTTTCATTCACCCGCCAGGATAATGGAATGATCAGCTATGACGCCAAAAACAGCAAGAATATCGCTAACCTGACCGCCAGCTTCAACCTTAACAAAAAGTTGAGAACGGATTTGATGGTGAATTACGTAAATCAGAACACGTACAACAGACCATTTAAAGTGGATCGTATGATCAACAACTTTACAGGTATGATGGACCGTTTCGAATCAGCTGATTGGTACAATGAAAAATATCAGACTAGTCTGGGATACAAATTCGTAAATGGTGCGGGAACCCAAAGTTTGACTCCTGACGAAAATATTCGTTATAATGGATTCAAAGGCGATATCGCGGATTACGTTTGGAATACAAGAAAAAACAAGTCATATGAGTATAGTGACCGTGTAATTGCAAGTATTACGCAGCACTGGGACATCCTGGAGAGCCTGAAACTGAGAGGCCGTATCGCTACCGACTATACCAATGAAAGATTGGAAAGCCGTGGTTACAGCGCTGTTCCTCTTGCATTTGGTTACTCCGGTGATTTCGGGATGAACAACAACCTGTACAATAATGTATACGGTGATGTTCTTTTGACTTATACCAAAAAAATCGGTGAAGACGCTACATTTTCGGCATTGGGAGGTTATACAGCTAACAGAACGCTGAACACATTTGTGTCAAGATCTACCAACGGTGGGTTGAGCACTGAAAATTTCTTCGATGTTTCTGCAAGTGTGAACGTTGCAGGTGGGAAGGAAACAAGAAGCAGATACCTGAGAGACGCTTACATGGGTACTGTTAACTTCGATTACAAAAACTTCCTGTTTGTGGAAGGTACTATCCGCAGAGACCGTACTTCTACTTTGGCAAAAGGGAACAATGCATTCGTTTATCCTTCTGTGAATGCCAGCTTTGTATTTACTGATGCGCTTTCAATGCCTTCCTTCCTAAGCTATGGTAAACTGAGAGGCTCATTCGGGGTTGTGGGTAATTATCCTGAGATCTATCGTGCAAACGTGGCATTCAATCAGGGTAATCTGGGTATTCAGGAAAAAGGCGGCGCGTCGGTTCTATATACTTACATGACTGATGAGCGTGGCAACGACCTGATCCGTCCTGAGCAAAAACGTGAATTCGAATTTGGTTTGGAAACGAAATTGTTCAAAAACCGCATTGGTCTAGATATCGCATACTACAACGCACAGATCGTCGACCAGATTCTTCCCCTTAATATTGCAACGACGACAGGTTCAAGAACAATTCTGACCAACATCGGAACATTGAGGAACCAGGGTGTGGAAGTTGCTTTCAATGTAAGCCCGGTTAGAGCTACTAATCTAAGCGGTTTCAACTGGGACCTGACCTTAAACCTGGCAAGAAACATCAATAAAGTAGAGAAGCTTGCAAATAACTCGAAAGAATTGCTGCACGCTGATTATGATGGAAACGCTGCTCAGGTACGATCGATCGTGGGTCAGCCGATGGGAGATATTTACGCGCATGGTATTTTGAAAAATGCGAAAGGACAGAATGTTGTCGGACCAAACGGTTTGTACCAGTTGGACGGAGTTAACTGGATCAAAGTAGGTAATGCAATGCCTAAGCTAACCGGTGGTCTTATCAACGCTTTCAGCTACAAAAACTTCACGCTTGATGCCGTTGTGGATTTCAGAATTGGAGGTCACATCATGCCGACCGGTATCAACTGGATGACTTCCAGAGGTTTGACTGAAGAAAGCCTTAACAATATGGATAAAGAGCGTGGCGGCTTGTCATACTATGTTGATGCAAATGGAAAAGGCGTTCAGACTTCCGAATCAGCCGGACCAACAGGTCAGCCGGTTTATCATGACGGTATGCTGATGGAAGGTGTAACAGCAGCTGGTGAAGTGAATACAAACGTGGTTTCTCAGGCGACATACTATAACGCAACTTACAACTGGGGTGGTCCTCAGTACGGGAATTCGCGTTACGAGCTGTTTATCCAGGAAAACACCTATTTTAAAATGCGTGAGCTCTCACTTGCTTATCGCCTTCCTTCCAACATCGGAAGAAAGCTGGGTGCTCAGAATATTTCGCTGTCGGTTTTCGGACGTAACCTGTTCTTCCTTTACAGAACTGTAAAAGACCTGGATGCAGAGCAAACCAACATCAGTACCAGGTGGTATGAGAACATCAGCAATGCGGGTAGCAATCCTTCTTTCCGTACTATGGGTGTTATGCTGAGAGCCAGCTTCTAA